From the genome of Candidatus Eisenbacteria bacterium:
CGGGGGGCCCTTCTCCAGACAGCGCCCCACAATCCGGCCGAAATCGCTCGGGAGATCGCCACGGACCGTGGTGAGCAGCTCTGGAGTGTCGCGAAGAATGGAGGAACTTACGTCGGCGAAGGTCGCACCGTTGAACGGCCGGCGCCCGGCAGCGAGCTCGTAGAGCATGACCCCAAGCGAAAAGATATCGCTGCGGGCGTCCGCGGCCTCGCCGCGGAGCTGCTCCGGAGCCATGTACTGCGCCGTGCCCACCACCTGTCCTTCGCTCGGGCGCGATGCCGTCCTCGTCAGCTCCTGCGTTGCCCCGAGGCTTGTGTCCGAGCCTGCAAGTTTCGCGAGACCGAAGTCGAGCACCTTCAACCGCCCCTCGCGCGTCAGCATCACGTTGGCGGGCTTGAGGTCGCGGTGCACCACGCCCTTCTCGTGCGCGGCGACAAGCGCGTCGGCCAGCGGGATCGCCAGATCGAGCACCTGGGAGAGCGGAAGCCCGCCGGGGGTGACCAGCGCGGTGAGGGCCCGACCTTCGACCAGCTCCATGGTGAGGAAGCGCGTGCCGGCAACCTCCTCGATGGAATGGAGAACCACGATGTTGGGGTGATTGAGGCTGGCCACGGTCCGCGCTTCGCGCTCAAAGCTGGCCAAGCGGCCGGGCGAGGACGCCATGTCCTCGGGCAGCACCTTGACCGCGATGTCGCGTCCAAGTCGCGTATCCCGCGCGCGATAGACCTCGCCCATGCCACCCGCACCGAGGGGTGACAGGATCTCGTAGGTGGCGAGGCGACTGCCGGGAGTGAGCGTCATGGACCCGCCATCCTACCACTCACTCTGGACCCGGTGATCCCGTCTTCGACCCCGGTTACGACTTCGCCTTCTTCGAAGGCTTCGACTTGCCGGAACTGTTGAGGGCGACCGCTTGACGAATGAGCGCCTTGAAGGCGGACTCGTCAACTTCTTCTCCTTCGTGGATGTCGATCGCGCGGCGTACTTTTCCGTCGAGACTCGAGTTGAAGAGACGGGCCGGATCTTTGAGAGACGCGCCCTTGGCGAAGGTAAGCTTCACGACACTCTTGTAGGATTCGCCGGTGCAAATGATGCCGTCGTGCGACCAGATCGGGGTGCCCATCCACTTCCACTCCTCGACGATGTCCGGCGCTGCTTCCTTGATGAGCTGGCGCATTCTGCTGAGGGTTTCCCCGCGCCAGTCCCCGAGCTCGGCGATTCTTTTCGAGATCAGCTCCGATGCCGACTGGTCTTGGCTCATGCTCTCCCTCACGCCGACCGGCGGAATGGAATAAGTTGGCGGATGCGCCTGTCCCGCAAGTAGAGGCCGCCCCAGGCGAGAATTCCTACGACCAATGGAATCGCCGCGCGCGCCGTGTCCGCGATCCGCAAATGAGTGGCCACCGCGCCGCCGAGATACCCGGTCATCACGATTGCGGCGAGGACAGACGTCTGCGGGACAAGGTAGAGCGCCACCAAGGTGCATTCCGAAATGACAATTGGGACGATGGCCGATTCGGGATAGCCATAGCCCGTGACGATTTCGGCCACCGCGTAGGTGTGGTACGTAGCCCTGAACCAAGCGCTGGCCAACAGCTGCGCGACCACGAGAAAGGAAAGGAACCGGCCGGTCCAGGGCATCCAGCGCGGAGCCGAGACGGTGTGGGCGGTTGCAGTAGACATCGGGTACCTCCGGATTTTGGGTTGCGCTTCAGCACTTCGGGGTGTTGGGAGGCCAGGCGCTGATTCTAGAGTAGCATTCCGCTCGCGAGCAGATAGGACTCGAACGAACCGATCGGCTTGGCCGACATCCAGGCGCCGAAGAACTCCGTCTTCAAGGCTGCCCCGAAGAACACTTCGAGTGCGCCCGCGTTCACGCCGGGCACGATGACGACCATTCCCTCCGCCCCCATCTCCCGGGCCTTTTCCTTAATCGCCCACGCGAGGCCCGCGCTGTAGCGCGCATCAGTGACACAGGCCGGACCCACGCGGCCCGTCTCCGTGATCACGGCGTACCCCTTCGTGGACCGGCCGACTCGCACTTGGAAGAAGTGCGCCCCCGGGAGGCTCATCACGAATCGAATATCGGCATCGCGGCGGGCGGCGCGAAACGCGCGGTCGAAGCGAGCCGCGATGGTGAGCATCTGGCGCGACGCCTTGCCGACTCCTCCGACCGGCACCAGCGTCACCGCCCGCTTCGGGCGCGGGGATCGCCTAGGAGGTCCCTTGAGGAGATAAAACATCCCGCGGGGGCGCATCCCGAATTTGAGATAGAGCGCCTGGGCCCGCGGATCCAGTGAGGCGTACACGCACCGAACCGCGGATTGGGGTGGCCGCGGTCCGTTGAATGCCCGCGTGAGCAACTTCCGCCCCACGCCTTTGCTTTGCAAGGAAGGCAGGGTCCATAACATGGAGAGGAAGTGCGTCTTCCCGCGCAGGATCGTCGAGGCGAACGCGATGACCGTTCCTCTTCGGACCGCAACGTGGAAGCCTCGGGGATCGGTCCTCTGGAGATGGGAGAGCGCGGGAACCATGTCCCGGACCCGGAGTGTCGGCGGCGCGGTTCCCTGCCGCCGGGACAAGTCCGCCGCGGAGCGGAGAAAGACGCGCACGCAGCCGGCCATGTCCTCCGGACGCGCCTGGCGGAAGACGATGCGGTTCCGTTTCATTGCGAGAAACCTACATGAGAACGGGACCGAACGAAAGAAAGCCGGCGCGTCGCGACGCTAGCAGCGAGTCAGCGGCCCATCAGCATCCGAAAGGCTAGCCGACCTCAGCCTGGCCTCAACTGCAATTGGCGCAGGCGCCAGCCAGTTCCCTCGATCGCCAGTGCCCCGACATGTCTCGGAGCGGGCTGGAGCCCATAGAACGACCATTGCTCGACCGGGTCGACATCGTTTGAGGCTTCATCAAGGTCTACCGCGAGCCCGACGCCGCGTGCTTTCAGGTAGGCTTCCTTCCTTGTCCAACAGCCGAGAAAGGTTTCGGCGTAACGTCGGGGCGGGCAATCACTCAACTGAGCGAGATCAGCTGACGAGAAGAAGTGCCGCGCGATGTCGGGGTAATCAGCTCGGTCCTGGATGCACTCGAGATCAACGCCGACGTTGGAATCAGCGGCGATGGCAATGAGAGCAAGATCGCCCGAGTGGGAGAGATTGAACTTGAGCCGGCTGCCGCACTCGGGGCCAAGGTCGGGTTTGCCGAACGCGTTGTACGCGTAGGCGATGTGACTCGGTTGGGTCTCGAGGTAGCGTCCCAAGAGGTCGCGCAGCACTCCGTGCGCCACAATGAAACGCTGTCGATCGCGCTCATATCGAAAGCGTTCGCTGCGGCTGCGTTCCTCGACCGAGAGGGTCGCGTAGAGCCGAGCGGACGTTTCAGGGGGAACGTCCAGGGTGGCGCTCCAACAGTGCACTTCCCCCGGCGCCAGGTGAGGCACTCGTCTCGTCATGCGCCGCCGTCCTCGCTCGCAGGTGGGCGGTCGGCCGAGTGCACTGCGTCGGCCATCCCCACGAGCACCTCACGCGGCCCCTTGAAGTCCTCCCTGCCGTGCGCGGTGCGGATGTTGTCCACAAGCATCAGGTCGCCGGCACGCCATGGCTCGCGTACCGTATTTGCCTCGTATGCCTGGTTGATGATCCGCACGACATCCGCGCTGATCGGGTCGCCGTTGCCGAAGCGGGTATTGAACGGCAACCCCTCCTCGCCGTAGACGTCCACAAGGAACTCGCGCACTTCCGGATCGATCGTCCACTCGTTGAGGAACGCGATTTGGTTGAACCAGCACCGCTGGCCGGTCAACGGGTGAGCCGTGATCGCGCTGCGGCGCTGTCGGGTGCGCAGTCCTCCGCCGGATTGCCACTCGAGCTCGATTGCGTTGGCGCGACAGTAGCTCTCGACGGCGTGACGGTCGTCAGTCCCGAACGCTTCGGCGACCGACGCCCCGATGTCCTCGCCGTAGTTCCGGATCAGGAGCCAGCCCTCCCGCTCAAAGCGGGCGACCAGCTCGGCGGGCAGCGCGTGGAGAACGGACGGCGAGTCGGCGACCGGGGTGGCGCCCCCCGCCGTCGGCGCGGTGAGGCATGTGAAGAACATGAGGCCGGGGAACTCAAGCGCGTAACTCAGCTCGTGGTGCATGCACATCGGCTGGTTGGGCGGCCACTTCGACGAGGAGTACACGCCCTGCGCGTAGCTGTGCCGGGAGGCGAACGCCTCTCTCTCGGTCAGCAGGCTACCCAGCTGTCGAAAGACCGATTCGGTCTCGGCCACGCCGACCAGCCCGAGACCGCGAATGAGAAGAGAGCCTGCGCCGCCGCCCACACCGCCCCGTCGCCGGTCCCCTCGACCTCAAGCATCGGCGGCTTTCCGGGTCGCAGGTCCACGTTGAGTAGTGGGGTCGGGGCTGGAGATGGCATCGTGCTTCCCTTTCAGTCGCTCCAGATTGCGGAACGCGGAGCCGCTCTCCGATCGACCAGCGTGGCTAGGTCGGCGAGGATCGGGTGCTCCGTGAGTTCTTTGAGGGACACGGCACGGTTCAAAGCGATCACCAGCTTCACCGCCGACAGCGACGTGCCGCCC
Proteins encoded in this window:
- a CDS encoding DUF1801 domain-containing protein — encoded protein: MSQDQSASELISKRIAELGDWRGETLSRMRQLIKEAAPDIVEEWKWMGTPIWSHDGIICTGESYKSVVKLTFAKGASLKDPARLFNSSLDGKVRRAIDIHEGEEVDESAFKALIRQAVALNSSGKSKPSKKAKS
- a CDS encoding GNAT family N-acetyltransferase; protein product: MKRNRIVFRQARPEDMAGCVRVFLRSAADLSRRQGTAPPTLRVRDMVPALSHLQRTDPRGFHVAVRRGTVIAFASTILRGKTHFLSMLWTLPSLQSKGVGRKLLTRAFNGPRPPQSAVRCVYASLDPRAQALYLKFGMRPRGMFYLLKGPPRRSPRPKRAVTLVPVGGVGKASRQMLTIAARFDRAFRAARRDADIRFVMSLPGAHFFQVRVGRSTKGYAVITETGRVGPACVTDARYSAGLAWAIKEKAREMGAEGMVVIVPGVNAGALEVFFGAALKTEFFGAWMSAKPIGSFESYLLASGMLL
- a CDS encoding DoxX family protein, whose protein sequence is MSTATAHTVSAPRWMPWTGRFLSFLVVAQLLASAWFRATYHTYAVAEIVTGYGYPESAIVPIVISECTLVALYLVPQTSVLAAIVMTGYLGGAVATHLRIADTARAAIPLVVGILAWGGLYLRDRRIRQLIPFRRSA
- a CDS encoding 4'-phosphopantetheinyl transferase superfamily protein → MTRRVPHLAPGEVHCWSATLDVPPETSARLYATLSVEERSRSERFRYERDRQRFIVAHGVLRDLLGRYLETQPSHIAYAYNAFGKPDLGPECGSRLKFNLSHSGDLALIAIAADSNVGVDLECIQDRADYPDIARHFFSSADLAQLSDCPPRRYAETFLGCWTRKEAYLKARGVGLAVDLDEASNDVDPVEQWSFYGLQPAPRHVGALAIEGTGWRLRQLQLRPG
- a CDS encoding TauD/TfdA family dioxygenase yields the protein MGGGAGSLLIRGLGLVGVAETESVFRQLGSLLTEREAFASRHSYAQGVYSSSKWPPNQPMCMHHELSYALEFPGLMFFTCLTAPTAGGATPVADSPSVLHALPAELVARFEREGWLLIRNYGEDIGASVAEAFGTDDRHAVESYCRANAIELEWQSGGGLRTRQRRSAITAHPLTGQRCWFNQIAFLNEWTIDPEVREFLVDVYGEEGLPFNTRFGNGDPISADVVRIINQAYEANTVREPWRAGDLMLVDNIRTAHGREDFKGPREVLVGMADAVHSADRPPASEDGGA